ATCATCCATGGTATAGTTTTTTGCATTGCCCGTAATGGCCACAATCGGAATAGCTGCTTTTTTGGGGTCGGGCAGTTGGCGAATGCGTCCGGCACATTCCATACCGTCCATCACAGGCATACTGATATCCATCAGGATAATATCGCAGTCGTTATTTTCCAGATAGTCCAGCACCTGCTGACCATTTTTTACCACTGTGATATCAAAATTCTGAAACTGCAAAACGCGGCGCGTAATATTTTGAATAACAGAACTGTCTTCAGCAATTAAAACTTGTTTGGGCATGTATGTAGGGGTTTAGCAGTGCGATTTTACGAATTTATCTGCAAAATAGACCGATAATGTTGTTGAAATTCGGCAAAAAGGCGTACTAAACCTGCAAACTCGTCCTCGGCGTTTTGCGTTTGATTTTGTTTGAGCGCTGCTTCAA
The Rhodoflexus caldus genome window above contains:
- a CDS encoding response regulator; amino-acid sequence: MPKQVLIAEDSSVIQNITRRVLQFQNFDITVVKNGQQVLDYLENNDCDIILMDISMPVMDGMECAGRIRQLPDPKKAAIPIVAITGNAKNYTMDDFRNAGINDYIQKPINFDILVETVRRLTNA